One window of the Salvia miltiorrhiza cultivar Shanhuang (shh) chromosome 6, IMPLAD_Smil_shh, whole genome shotgun sequence genome contains the following:
- the LOC130990499 gene encoding uncharacterized protein LOC130990499, whose translation MIFLPPVDSCRPTVPDGAVRRPLPSLTNATFTDAHDGDSAPCLPTLLPPSAFSTMCPPKVYMPGVVLPRRCPTTTEQPSPSPETRCQPPARESNVLFDEASWATFHRIHYKNGQYTAGRPVQHRLEVERRLGELRQTQEEVTPSDVDRIFREVVTPDPRGRIMGLGMMMLKAITESGESSSTHSTSTSWFPFSVASKAEVVTLREELEVRKQKEEAQSKVI comes from the exons ATGATTTTTCTACCACCCGTCGATTCTTGCCGCCCCACCGTGCCTGACGGCGCCGTCCGACGCCCGCTGCCATCCTTGACGAACGCCACCTTCACCGACGCCCACGACGGTGATTCTGCCCCCTGCCTTCCGACCCTGCTCCCGCCGTCCGCCTTTTCGACCATGTGCCCACCAAAGGTCTACATGCCTGGTGTCGTCCTTCCCCGCCGCTGCCCGACTACTACTGAACAACCCTCGCCGTCGCCGGAGACCCGCTGCCAGCCGCCG GCTCGGGAGAGCAATGTTCTTTTTGACGAGGCTTCTTGGGCTACTTTTCATCGGATCCATTATAAGAATGGACAGTATACCGCTGGACGACCTGTGCAGCACAGG TTGGAGGTCGAGAGGCGATTGGGAGAGCTTCGTCAGACACAGGAAGAGGTCACGCCCTCAGATGTGGATCGCATCTTCCGAGAGGTTGTCACTCCTGATCCGAGGGGGCGCATCATGGGATTAGGTATGATGATGTTGAAGGCAATTACTGAGAGCGGCGAGTCGTCGAGCACGCACTCCACCAGCACCTCCTGGTTTCCTTTCTCTGTTGCCTCAAAGGCTGAGGTCGTTACATTGAGGGAGGAGCTAGAAGTCAGGAAACAAAAGGAGGAGGCTCAAAGCAAGGTTATATAG
- the LOC130988701 gene encoding transcription factor TCP13-like isoform X2 has protein sequence MGLGRLTHVSTFVLINTPLALHIVLSYSKLFQCQFQSAFLQTKQVYIYIYEITAHNPKMIPKEQAKQESSSTTWSRLKDPRIVRVSRAMGGKDRHSKVCTVRGLRDRRVRLSVPTAIQLYDLQDRLGLNQPSKVVDWLLDAAKNEIDELPPLQIPQGICFSQMLNPNTTNQKHLLSTSTSTHRSEEDEDEEENPSSFASLMSSSASYGRWDPSISLGLAATAHHQHGDFVSHQHQHQHQHQHQHQHQHQHQLLVYQSAQPYFVPQINAAFDTKHHPSFHGSDLSSSSHVRPFDFNTTADLLTSQSSDADDQNKPNLV, from the exons ATGGGGCTTGGTCGGCTCACCCATGTATCTACTTTTGTACTAATTAACACTCCTCTTGCATTGCATATAGTACTCTCATACTCTAAGCTTTTCCAATGTCAATTCCAGTCTGCTTTTCTCCAAACT AAAcaggtatatatatacatatatgagaTCACAGCACACAATCCGAAGATGATTCCAAAGGAGCAGGCGAAGCAAGAGAGCTCATCAACAACATGGTCGAGATTGAAGGATCCTCGGATAGTCCGAGTGTCGCGAGCCATGGGCGGCAAGGACCGCCACAGCAAGGTCTGCACGGTCCGAGGCTTGAGGGACCGGCGCGTGCGGCTCTCCGTCCCCACCGCCATCCAGCTCTACGACCTCCAAGACAGATTAGGCCTCAACCAGCCCAGCAAAGTCGTCGATTGGCTGCTCGACGCCGCCAAGAACGAGATCGATGAGCTGCCCCCGCTGCAGATCCCTCAAGGCATCTGCTTCTCCCAAATGCTCAATCCCAACACTACTAACCAAAAACACCTGCTTTCTACTTCTACTTCTACACACAGAAGtgaagaagacgaagacgaagagGAAAATCCTTCCTCATTTGCAAGCCTCATGAGCAGCAGCGCCTCCTATGGGAGATGGGATCCTTCCATTAGCCTCGGATTGGCTGCTACTGCTCATCATCAACACGGAGATTTCGTGTCTCACCAGCATCAGCATCAACATCAGCACCAGCACCAGCACCAGCACCAGCACCAGCACCAGCTGCTGGTGTATCAATCGGCGCAGCCTTATTTCGTGCCTCAGATCAATGCAGCCTTCGACACCAAGCACCACCCGAGCTTCCACGGCTCAGACTTGTCGAGTTCTTCTCATGTTAGACCCTTCGATTTCAACACGACTGCGGATCTTCTCACCTCGCAAAGCAGCGACGCGGACGACCAAAACAAGCCCAATTTAGTGTGA
- the LOC130988701 gene encoding transcription factor TCP13-like isoform X1, with protein sequence MGLGRLTHVSTFVLINTPLALHIVLSYSKLFQCQFQSAFLQTVRNLLSSHLHKQVYIYIYEITAHNPKMIPKEQAKQESSSTTWSRLKDPRIVRVSRAMGGKDRHSKVCTVRGLRDRRVRLSVPTAIQLYDLQDRLGLNQPSKVVDWLLDAAKNEIDELPPLQIPQGICFSQMLNPNTTNQKHLLSTSTSTHRSEEDEDEEENPSSFASLMSSSASYGRWDPSISLGLAATAHHQHGDFVSHQHQHQHQHQHQHQHQHQHQLLVYQSAQPYFVPQINAAFDTKHHPSFHGSDLSSSSHVRPFDFNTTADLLTSQSSDADDQNKPNLV encoded by the exons ATGGGGCTTGGTCGGCTCACCCATGTATCTACTTTTGTACTAATTAACACTCCTCTTGCATTGCATATAGTACTCTCATACTCTAAGCTTTTCCAATGTCAATTCCAGTCTGCTTTTCTCCAAACTGTAAGAAATCTCCTGTCTTCACATCTACAT AAAcaggtatatatatacatatatgagaTCACAGCACACAATCCGAAGATGATTCCAAAGGAGCAGGCGAAGCAAGAGAGCTCATCAACAACATGGTCGAGATTGAAGGATCCTCGGATAGTCCGAGTGTCGCGAGCCATGGGCGGCAAGGACCGCCACAGCAAGGTCTGCACGGTCCGAGGCTTGAGGGACCGGCGCGTGCGGCTCTCCGTCCCCACCGCCATCCAGCTCTACGACCTCCAAGACAGATTAGGCCTCAACCAGCCCAGCAAAGTCGTCGATTGGCTGCTCGACGCCGCCAAGAACGAGATCGATGAGCTGCCCCCGCTGCAGATCCCTCAAGGCATCTGCTTCTCCCAAATGCTCAATCCCAACACTACTAACCAAAAACACCTGCTTTCTACTTCTACTTCTACACACAGAAGtgaagaagacgaagacgaagagGAAAATCCTTCCTCATTTGCAAGCCTCATGAGCAGCAGCGCCTCCTATGGGAGATGGGATCCTTCCATTAGCCTCGGATTGGCTGCTACTGCTCATCATCAACACGGAGATTTCGTGTCTCACCAGCATCAGCATCAACATCAGCACCAGCACCAGCACCAGCACCAGCACCAGCACCAGCTGCTGGTGTATCAATCGGCGCAGCCTTATTTCGTGCCTCAGATCAATGCAGCCTTCGACACCAAGCACCACCCGAGCTTCCACGGCTCAGACTTGTCGAGTTCTTCTCATGTTAGACCCTTCGATTTCAACACGACTGCGGATCTTCTCACCTCGCAAAGCAGCGACGCGGACGACCAAAACAAGCCCAATTTAGTGTGA